A region of the Chryseobacterium cucumeris genome:
AAAAATGAAAACTATTTTCTGAATGTTCTTAATAACCAGTCTTCCAAAATCGATTTCGGGAAAAAAGCCCTTATTCAGTGGGATAAAAACGGAATCTATGCTCAGGAAGGAGATAAAATCTATCTTTCTAAAGATGCCGGAAAAACCTGGACAGAATTTTATACCATTGGTGAAGCAGATAATATCGTAATTTCTCCTGACGGAAAGAAAATTGCTTTCAGCAAGCAGGTATTGGTAGAAAAAGTAATGGGGAAAGATAAATTCAGCGATACTCCTAAAACAACGGCTCAGGTATACACAGACCTGAATCACAGACACTGGGATTATTTCAATGAAGGAAAATATAACCATGTATTTGTAGTGAATACAGCCGATAAAGTAGAAGGAGCGAAAGATCTTCTGGAAGGAAAAACCTGGGATTCTCCGCAAAGACCTTTCGGTGGTGCTGAAGATTTTATCTGGAGCCCGGATTCTGCACAGCTTTTATATGTTACCAAACCTAAAAGTGGTAAAGAATATGCTACAAGTACCAATACCGATATCTTTGCTTATGATCTGGCATCAGGTACTACCAAAAACCTTACAGAATCCAACAAAGGATATGATGTAAACCCAAAATTCAGCCCGGACGGAAAATCTCTGATCTGGCAGAGTATGGCCAGAGATGGATATGAAGCAGATAAAAATGATGTGAAAATCCTGGATTGGAAGTCAGGGAAGACCACTAACCTTACCTCAGGCTGGGATGAAAGTGTTTCAGGAGACGTTCTTTGGGGAGCAGATTCAAAAACGATCTACTTCACAGCGGCATTCAGAGGTACAAAACAGCTTTTCTCGCTGGATTCAAAATCAGCAAAAGTACAGCAAATCACTAAAGGAGATTTTGACGTAAACGAAATCTTTACAGACAATAAAACTTCACTTTTAGTAGGAAGAACAGACGTAAACCATGCTACAGAATTATTCTCTGTAAACGTTAAGAATGGAGAAATGAAGCAGGTAACTGAAGCGAACAAGGAAACTTATGCTAAGCTGGCTCAGGGGAAATCTGAACTTAAAATGGTGAAAACTTCAGATGGTAAAGAAATGGGAGTTTGGTTCCACTATCCACCGAACTTTGACCCGAACAAAAAATATCCGACTCTGGTATATTGCCAGGGAGGCCCACAGTCTGCACTTACTCAGTATTTCAGTGTAAGATGGAACTTTGCTTTAATGACAGCTAATGATTATATCGTGGTAGCTCCGAATAGAAGAGGTATGCCGGGCTGGGGAACAAAATGGAATGAAGAAATTTCAAAAGACTGGGGCGGACAGCCAATGAGAGATTATCTGGCAGCCACAGATTTTGCGAAAACTTTACCATATGTGGACGGTGACAGGGTAGCAGCTGTAGGAGCTAGTTACGGAGGATACAGTGTATTTATGCTGGCCGGAATCCATGAGAACAGATTCAAAACATTTATAGCTCATGATGGTTTATTTGATATGAAATCATGGTATCTGACTACCGAAGAACTATGGTTTGCCAACTGGGATCTTGGTTCTCCATGGGAAAAACCACTTCCAAAAGCGTACACAGAATTCAATCCAAGCAATTTTGTAGAAAAATGGAACAAACCTATTATGATTGTTCAGGGAGGAATCGATTTCCGTGTTCCCTACGAGCAGGGTCAGGAAGCTTTCCAGGCTGCAAAATTAAGAGGATTAAAATCTAAACTGGTGTACTTCCCGAACGAAAACCACTGGGTACTTCATCCACAAAACGGATTGGTATGGCAGAGAGAATTCTTTGACTGGCTGAAGGAAACTTTGTAGACAAACAATATAAAATATCAATAGAAACGGGCTTTAGCCCGTTTTTTTAATTAAAAAAACAATGACTTTAGCCAAAACCTCAATAACTTCCTTCTTCAGGCTCCCGGTTTCCTGCCTAATTAAAATAAATTAAATCTTTATATTTGAATATGCAAAAGCGTATTTCTTCATTTCCACCCATTATTGACGCTCAGTCTGAAATTCTGATTTTAGGATCAATTCCCGGAGTGAAATCACTGGAAAAACAGCAGTATTATGCCCATCCGCAAAATAAATTCTGGAAAATCATTTTTGAATTGCTGAACGAACAATTTACTGATGATTACACACAAAGAATTGAAACGATAAAGAAACATCATATTGCCCTGTGGGATGTCATTGATTCCTGCGAGAGAAAAGGAAGTCTGGATTCTGAAATCAGGAATGAAGAAGCCAATCAGATTGCAGAACTGTTAGAAGAACATCCGAACATCCAAGCTATTTTCTGCAACGGCGGAAAGTCATACAAGAACTTACAGAAACTGCTCGGGAAAGATTATAAGCTGCCCGTTTTTTTATTGCCTTCTACCAGCCCGCTTCATACGGTTTCTTTTGAAAAGAAGCTGGAAGAGTGGAAAAGAATTTTGGAATTTTTGGGTGATTAGGAGTTCTGGAATTCGAGGTGCGGGATTCGGGATATTGACTGGGAGAGTTTGAGAGTTTGGGAATGAGAGGGTTTGAGAGGGAGAAGATAAAGCTAGATTCTTACGGAATGGACAACTGGGACGCTTTATTTATCCGTACACTTTGTCTTTCAGTAGGAATCTATATACTTTATAAACCCAGCCCTCAAACCCTCAAACTCTCCGACTCTCCACCAGCTCCCAGATATTCTCTCAATCCTTTCAACAGTTCCAATTGATTTTTAGTTCTGTCCAGATTGTGTTCAGGATGCGCGATAGAATAATAGGTACTCCCATTCAGATAATCGGTTAAGAAACGAAGTTCCTGAATATAAATGGCGACCTGTGCTGCATAATCGAGATTCTCAGTTTCCAGCGGTGTCAGTTTTTCTTTTAAATGAAATAAAAATCCTTCTTTTACGACTTTATACATTTCAGGGTTGAAATTATCTATGGCACTTCCATCATCTTCCTGGGTGGTATTGGTATACGACTGGATCATCGTTCCAAAATCATATAAAATGGTAGAAATCATTATGGTATCCAGATCAATCACAGCCAGCGGCTTATGATTCTGATCAAAGAGAATATTACTGATCTTTACATCTGCATGAATAATTCTTTTTGGGATCTGATTGTTTTTCTCCATTTCAATCCATCGGTCCGGCAAGGATAAAAGCTGGTTGGTGATTTCAATTTCAGCCCGGGCATTTTCTTTTAAATGAGGATCTGCATTTTTGAGTGAGTTTTTATAATCTGCAACCCTCTTCTCAAAATTGAGGAAATTGGGAAGAGAATCTTCAATGGCAGCCAGTCTTTCAGTATTTACCGTATTGAGAAAATAACTGAAGGTTTTAGCAGCATCAAAAGCCGTCTGCAAAGAGGGAGCAGTAAGGAATGTTGTACTGTTTTCTATAAAATTGAGCATACGCCATGGCTGGCCATTTTTATCTTTTACCAGAATTTTACCGGTAAGAGAAGGAACAGGTTCTATAATTTCAAATTGATAATGATTTGACCTGAGCACTTCATTGATCATTAAATGGTTATTAACGACCACTTCCGGCTGTTTAAAAACATGATTGTTGATTTTCTGCAGAATAAACTTTTTCCCCTGACCTTTATCCTCCAGAAGATAGGTGGTATTGATCAACCCGTCAGTAATAGGAGTAAGGTCATAACTATCCGTACCGATAAATTCAGCAACAATATCATTTAGCTCCATAGATTTTCCGGGTATCTGTTGTTTTTAATCTCTGAAATCAGAAAATCTTTAACTTCCTTTTTATCATCAGCATATGTAACTCCCATCCATGGGGAAGGAGATACTTTCACCTTTACCTTTACTCTGTTTTCATCCATCATTCTTTGTACTGCAGAAGGAATATAAAATTCCTGATCAGGCAGTGGATCAGATTCTATGAAATCATAAAAATAGGTGTCCAGATAACAGAAAATGTGAGGGTGGAAAATAAAAAAATTCATGGATACCAGGGTGTCAGGATCCAGTTGTATACTTTCTCCGTTTTCAATGTAAACAATTGAGTTATTTATTCTTTGAATGGATGTTTGTTCCACTACTTTGATCAGGTAGTTTTCAGCATCCAGCGTACATATTCCTCTGGCTACAGTACCATTTCCACTCAATGTTGTACCCACAGGATAAGCAATCATCCCTAATTGTGTATCTGATATATGATGATGGTTAATTTCATGTGCAGCGAGCTGATACACTTCTTTTCCGTAGAAATCATCCGCGTTAATCATCACAAAAGGTTCCTGTATTGAATATTTGGCGCAAAGTACGGCATGAGCGGTTCCCCATGGCTTATTACGATCGGGATAATCAAAACCTTCCAGTGAAATAGGAATGCTGTCTATCTCCTGATATACCCAAAGCAATTCAAAATTTTTAGCTTTTGAAATGCCGTTGAGCCTTTCAATATAACTTTCAGGAATCAGTTTGTTGACAATAATAACTACTTTTTGGAAACCGGCTTCCAGTGCATCAAAGATGGAATACTCAAGAATTGGCGAGCCGTTATCGAGTATTCCGTCTACCTGTTTAAGCCCCTTGTATCTGCTTCCTAATCCGCCTGCCAGTATAAGTAATGTTTTCTTAGAACTCATCGGTCATTCCAAATACAGGTTTACGGGTTTTCCATTTTCCATTGGTGAAATCAGGAATATCAACTACCTGACCTCCTTTGGCAATAGACTCTTCGCTTAATGGTGTAATTGAATACCACAATGCAAGATCATACACATCCATCGGGAACTCTATATTCCGTTTGATACATTCAATAAAAGTATTCATTACAAAGAAATCCATTCCGCCATGTCCTGCGCCTGCAGCAGTAGCTTCAAACTTTTTCCACATCGGATGATCGTGTTCTTTCATCCATTTTTCAGTATTGTCCCAACGGTGGGTATGGTTCATGGTTTTTTCAAAATAAATATGTCCCTGGTTGAAATCTCCCCATCCGAAATCCTGCCACAATCCTTCAGTTCCCTGAACTCTGAAACCAAGATCATAAGGTCTTTGTAAACTTGTATCATGAGTAAGAAGAATGGTTTCTCCATTGGCACAGGCAATCTGAGTGGTTACAATATCTCCCTGGTTGAATTTTACTTTGGCATTAGGATGGTTTTCTCCCCCTTTGGGATGCTCAACAATATATTTATGAAGCCCTACAGATTTTGAAGAGAATGAAGAAAGCCTTGTTAAACGGTTCCCTCTGTTGATATCCATCATCATTGCAACCGGACCTAATCCATGAGTAGGATAAAGCTCGCCGTTACGCTTTACATAATGTTCGGTTCTCCATTTTGCCTCACTGAAGCCTTTTTCTCCAAACTCAGCACCGGAATTGTATGGATTAACCCCGTCATTGAAAAGAACACCTCTCAGATCATGCTGATAACCGCCTCTTCCATGTACCAGTTCTCCGAACATTCCTTTACGGACCATATTCAGGATGGCCATAATATCTCTTCGATAGCATACATTTTCCATCATAAAGATAGGAACTTTCGTTTCCTCATATACCTTTACAAATTCCCAGCAGTCCTGAAGCTTTATCGCTCCGGAAACTTCCATGCCTACAATCTTTTTAGCGCGCATGGCTTCCACACCCTGGGTAAGATGCCATTCCCATGGAGTAGCGATCACAACAGCATCTATCGTTTTTAATTTTAAAAGATTCCTATAATCATATTCCCCGTTGGAAAACTCCTGGGCAGCCGGTTTATTGTTGTCTTTTAAGATTTTTTGAGATGCGGCAAGCATCCTTTTTTCCGGATCTGCAAACGCCACAATTTCCACATCATTACGTTTTGCTAGTAATTTTACATGCTCCTGGCCACGAAGACCTACACCGATAAAACCGACGCGGACTTTTTTATCTGTTTTAAAATCATTGGAATAAGCAAATAAAGAATTGGGTAAAACCAATGCCCCAAAGCTTGCCAAAGCTGCAGTCTTAAGAAAGGTTCTGCGGGAGTTACTATTGTTCATCTATATATTTTTTTTAAATATATTAAAACTTTTGTAAATCCCGGTAAGGTGATAGATAATTAGAGAATGAAGTGATGAAGGTGGTTTGTAAGAATTTGAGGCTTATTGGATTTTAAAATTGAACAGTTTTGTAGTTATTAAAATATAGATTATTAATTTTCACTTTTTTATTGGTTTTGCTCATTTATATTTTTTTAAAAATATTTGTTATATACGTGAAAATTTATTGATTGATCCAGTCTTTTCTTAATGCAATTTGTTTTGAATCAGGGTTGGAGTCATGAGTTACTTTTCCAGTGGCTTCATCATAACTAAAACTTGCTTTTTCCAGATATTCTTTTAAAGGAATGGGATGGCTGCCCTCAATATAGTCTCTGAAAAATGTTCGTATTTCAGAATAAGTCATTTTTGTAATCTCATCAAAAAGTTCATTATCATTAAAGTATGTACACTAAATCTCTTCACAATTTGTCTCTTTTATTTTTCCATATAATATACCTCCTCATAAGGCTGAATCAGTACCCATCCATGTCCTGAAAATTTCATCTGAAACTCTTCGCCGCTTCCTCTGCCGATAAGACTTTTGAAAGAAACATTCGTTTTCAGTTCCGGGCTTAGGTTTCCGGACCATGCCACAGTAGCATTCGGATCTGTAAATACAGGTGTATCAGGAGTTACAAGTAAAGTTAAAGGATCTCCGTGAGTTGTAATAGCAATATGGCCCGTTCCTGAAAGTTTTGCCTGGAAAAGACCTCCGGACATCATTCCAGCAATGCTTTTCAGCATAGTAATATCACTTTTTACGCTTTGTTCGTGGGCAAGGATATCATTTCCGTTTACACAAACAGATTCATTGTTCAGATACAGAATACGGACTTTCTTCCCGGAATCTGCAACATATAGTTTTCCGGTTCCTTCTGCTTTCATCAGCCTGGCTCCTTCACCGCTGATAGCTTTCTTTAAAAGATTTCCAATTCCTCCGGACAGCATTCCCTGTCTTTCAAAATTGATATTTCCCACATAGCTTACCATGCTTCCTCTTTTCGTCCATACTGCCTGATTGTTAAGGTTGATTTCCAGAAGATGTTTCGTTTCCAGTTCAAAATAATCTCTTTGCTGCGGATTTTCTTTGGTTTCGTTGATAAATGCTTCAATTGAATATTTACTCATAATGATATTTTTTAATTGGCTGTTTTTAGAGTGTTATTACTTTAGTTTGTCGAGTTTATACTCCCTTTTGTTACTTTTAGGATTCAGATCTACAAATTCATACGCTTCAAAATGGGCAAGTCTGGTTTTGAACATCTCAGTTGCCTTTTCCAGTGACCAGGTTTTAGGGTAATGAAAACCTTCAAATTCTGTATTGAAAATTTCCGCTTTGAAATCATGTGAAAACTCATAATCGCCTGCGTAGGTCAATGCTATTTTGCCTGTCCATATAATATCATACCGGTGATTCTCTTTTTTTGAAAACCGGATCTGATGTCCGGCACAGCTGTCATGCCCCAGCAGGTAGATGTTGAAAGCAAGATCATCATCATCAGAATGTTGTTCAGACGGAAGATCATTACTGAAAAGATCATTTTGAACAACAGCATCGAAATCTAATTTTTCATCAAGGTTATTAATTCTGATTCCTCTCTGTTCACCCCAATAGTTGGACGAGAGTGTACAGGCATGATAGTTTCTCCATACGATTTTGGAGTCCCAGTCGGACAGATCTTCGTCGTCGTCTTCCCCGTTTTCATCGTCATTGGCGTAATAATTTTCAGTTTTTAAATGAAAATCAAACCAGATAAATCCAGATTCATCAATTCTTCCACTCCAGCTAAAGGTTTCAATTTTGTGGCCATTAGGATACGGATTATCAATGAAGTATATTTTACTTACAGGTTCCATATTGAATTTTAATTTTTCCAAAAATACTCTTTTTATGTCTTGAAACTCCCCGTAAAATCACGGTTTTATATTTGATTGTAAATAATACTTGACAAAGGGGTGTTCAATGTCGTATATTTGCACTCCGAAAATTACACCTTGTAATTTCAATAATTTTTAAACCGTAATTTAAAAAATGAAAACATCAGATTTTAATTTTGATCTTCCTGCGGAATTATTAGCAGAACACCCATCAGAGCACAGAGACGAAGCGAGATTAATGGTACTTGATAGAAAAACACAGACTATCGAGCACAAATTATTCAAGGATGTTGTGGATTATTTTGATGAAGAAGATTTGTTCATCTTCAACAATACAAAAGTTTTCCCTGCACGTCTTTACGGAAATAAAGAAAAAACAGGTGCTAAAATTGAAGTTTTCTTATTAAGAGAGCTTGATAAAGAAACCAGAGTTTGGGATGTTTTGGTAGATCCTGCAAGAAAAATCAGAATTGGTAACAAATTATTCTTCACTGAAGATGAGTCTTTGGTAGCTGAGGTTATTGATAACACAACTTCAAGAGGAAGAACATTAAGATTCTTATTCGACGGATCTTACGACGAATTCAGAACAAAACTAAAAGAATTGGGAGAAACTCCACTTCCAAAATATATCAAAAGAGCTGTAGAACCTGAAGATGCAGAAAGATATCAGACAATCTATGCAAAAGTAGAAGGAGCAGTAGCTGCCCCTACAGCAGGTCTTCACTTCTCTAAGCATTTGATGAAGAGATTGGAGATCAAAGGGATCAATTTTGCTGAAGTTACCCTTCACGTGGGATTGGGAACATTCAACCCGATTGAGGTAGAAGATCTTTCCAAACATAAAATGGAGTCTGAAGAAATCATTATCGATGAGAAAAATGCTGCCATCATTAACAAAGCGGTAGAATCTCACAGAAGAGTATGTGCAGTAGGTACTACTACCATGAGAGCATTGGAAACTTCTGTTTCTTCAAACAAAAAAATCTCTGCTTTCAACGGATGGACAAACAAATTCATTTATCCTCCTCACGATTTCGGAGTAGCGAACTCAATGATTACGAACTTCCACACACCGAAGTCTACTTTAATCATGATGATTGCTGCATTTGCCGGAAGAGATTTTGTAATGCATGCTTATGAAGAAGCCGTAAAAGAAAAGTATAAATTCTATTCTTACGGTGATGCAATGTTAATTCTATAAAAAAGATAATAGGTAAAAGGTTGCAGGTAATAGTATCTGCAACCTGCCACCTAAAATCTACAACCTTACAATGAAAGATATCCGTACATTATCACTAGACCAGCTTAAAGAATACTTTGTGTCTTTAGGAGAAAAGCCGTTTCGTGCGAAACAGGTCTATGACTGGCTATGGAGTAAAAACCTCCATTCGATTGACGAAATGACGAATCTTTCAAAATCACTTCGTGAGAGAATTTCGGAAGAATATACCATTAATCCTGTTTCCGTAGACCTTCTTCAAAAAAGCTCTGACGGAACCATCAAAAACGGAGTGAAACTTCATGACGGACTGATGGTGGAATCTGTTCTTATTCCTACAGAAACAAGAACAACAGCCTGTGTATCTTCGCAGGTAGGATGCTCATTAAACTGCGAATTCTGTGCTACAGCAAGACTGAAAAGGATGAGAAACCTTGAAGTTGCTGAAATTGTGGATCAGGTAGCCCTGATTGACAGCCAGAGCAGAATGTATTTCGACAGACCGCTTTCCAATATCGTATTTATGGGAATGGGAGAGCCGATGATGAATTACAAAAACGTAGTGGAAGCCATCAAAAAAATTACCCAGCCGGAAGGATTGGGAATGTCTCCAAGAAGAATTACCGTTTCTACATCCGGTATCCCTAAGATGATCAAAATGCTTGCAGATGATGAACTGCGCGTGAAACTGGCTTTATCCCTTCATTCTGCTATCGAATCCAAGCGCAATGAAATTATGCCTTTCTCTGATAAGTTCCCATTGACGGATATTATGGATGCTCTTCAGTATTGGTATCAAAAAACAGGTTCTGTGATTACTTTTGAATACTGCGTATGGAAAGGAATCAATGACGGCGATGAAGACATTAAAGCTTTAATCAAATACTGCAAACAGGTTCCTTCAAAAGTAAACCTGATTCAATACAATCCGATCGGGGACGGAAAATATGACCAGTGTAACAAGCAGGCAGAAGAAAATTACATCCGTCAGCTTGAAAATGCAGGGATTACTGTAATGGTCAGAAGAAGCCGTGGAGGTGATATTGATGCCGCCTGCGGACAGTTGGCCAACAAAACAACAGATTAAAATTTCCTTAAAAAAAGCCTAAAACTTTCTTAAAAAATAGCTTAAAACCCTACCTTTGCACAAATTATTTTGTGATGATGGATTTTCTTATGAGCGAGGACGGGCTGGAAAATGTGTATGCATGGGCTATCCCATTGCATGCCACTGTTATTTTAGCGGAAATGATTTACAGCCACGTTTCAGAAGCTAAGTTATATAGCGGGAAAGATCTTGCCACCAATGTTTATCTTGCATTGATGAACTTTGGCCTTGACCTTATCATGAAGGCATTTGCTATGGGCGTAATGTTCTTCTTTTACCATCACAGGCTTTTCTCTTGGGACCTTAGCGTATGGTACTTGCTGGCATGTTTTATCATCACAGACTTTGCCTATTATGTGCTGCATTATGTGGACCACCGTTCCAGAGCATTCTGGGCAGTTCATATTACGCATCACAGCTCAGAATATTTTAACCTCACAACAGGATTCAGAAGCCCGGTATTACAGCCGCTTTACAGATATCTATATTTTTCGCCGCTGGCATTTTTAGGATTCAATCCCTGGCATATTATGGTGGCATACGCTATAGGACAAGTGTATGGAACATGGGTGCATACGCAGACTGTGAAGAGTATGGGATTTCTGGAATATATTCTGGTAACGCCTTCTCATCACCGTGTACACCATGCTTGTAACGTAAAATACCTGGATAAAAACATGGGAATGTGTCTCATTATCTGGGATAAAATATTTGGAACCTTCCAAAAAGAAGATCCGAATGTACCCGTGAAATATGGAATCTATCCAAAAATGCCGGATAACAGACCGGATACGGTATTATTTTATGAATGGAGAAAAATCTGGAAAGATCTGAAGCAGCCTGGATTAAAATTTACAGACAGAATCAATTATATCTTTAATTCCCCGGGATGGAGACATGATGGAACAGGAAAAACCGTAAGGCAGTACCAAAAAGAGTATTTTGCAAGACAGGCACAAAAGAAAGAACAACAGCAAAATCAGAAAGAGCAGAAAACGGCTTAACTTCTGATTTAAATCAATAGAAATCTAAGGGAAAAGCGGACTATTTTAGTCCGTTTTTCTATTTTTAGAATGGGCATTTTTCAAAGGCTATACAGTATTTATATTCCGTAGGAATCTCCACTCTTATCTCAAACCCCATCCCGAAACCCGTACCTCGCATCGCATGCAAACGCTTTTAGCTCAAACCCTCCAAGTCTCCAAGTCTCCAAGTCTCTAACTCACAATAAAACCTTATTTTTGTCTTATGAAAAAACTCCTTCTGATTGTTGCACTTTTCGTTGGCCAATCTGCATTTTCCCAGCGGACTGATTTTCTGAAAATAAAAAAATACAGAGTTAATTACCTAGATGATAAAATTCAGGAAACTTCAGGACTGAATATTTTAAACGGAAGATTGTATACATTCAATGACAGTGGAAATCCTGCCGAACTTTTTGAATTGGATAAAAAGAGTGGAGAAATTATCAGGACACTGAAAACCAATTTGATCAATACAGATTGGGAAGCGTTAGCTAATGACGGAGAAAATTTTTATATCGGGGATTTCGGAAACAATACCGGAACAAGAAAAGATCTGATGATTTACAAAGTCCCATACCAACGTCTCAATGAGTCTAATGATATTAAAATTCCCGGCTCGGAAAGAGCCTTTGACGGAACAAAAATTCTGTTTTATTATCCCGAACAGATTGAGTTTATTTCTAAAAACACAAAAAACGATTTCGATGCGGAAGCCATGATTTATCTGAATGGAAAGCTGCATATATTTACCAAAGAGTGGGCTTCAAAAGCAACCTCACATTATATCGTAGATCCGGAAATTTCAGAACTGCAGAAAGCAGAGAAGATAGAAACCTATAAAACAGGTTTCGTGGTTACAGATGCCTCTTATTTTGATAAAAAGCTTTATTTAGTGGGATATACCAGGAAAACGGAGATCTTTTTAGATGTTTTTGCAGAAACGGAACCCGGCATATTTTTTAAAGAAAAACCCAGACATTATTACCTTGGAACTGCGCTTTCATTATCACAAATTGAAGGGATAAGCGCAGATGAAAACGGAATTTATATTTCAGGAGAAAAATTCAGGTCTCCGTTGGGAACTGCAAAACCTTCATTTTATTTTATCCCGAAAGAACAACTCAAAGATTAATTTGCCTTAAAATTGAGCGAAAAAAATTATCTTTGTGAGAATTAATAATTATTCACCCAGCATCGCAGATTGTGGCAAATACAGTAGAAGAGATTAAACGACCGATCAATGATGAAATGAAACTTTTTGAACAGAAGTTTTATGAGTCA
Encoded here:
- a CDS encoding sterol desaturase family protein translates to MMDFLMSEDGLENVYAWAIPLHATVILAEMIYSHVSEAKLYSGKDLATNVYLALMNFGLDLIMKAFAMGVMFFFYHHRLFSWDLSVWYLLACFIITDFAYYVLHYVDHRSRAFWAVHITHHSSEYFNLTTGFRSPVLQPLYRYLYFSPLAFLGFNPWHIMVAYAIGQVYGTWVHTQTVKSMGFLEYILVTPSHHRVHHACNVKYLDKNMGMCLIIWDKIFGTFQKEDPNVPVKYGIYPKMPDNRPDTVLFYEWRKIWKDLKQPGLKFTDRINYIFNSPGWRHDGTGKTVRQYQKEYFARQAQKKEQQQNQKEQKTA